In Myxococcus virescens, a single genomic region encodes these proteins:
- a CDS encoding CDC48 family AAA ATPase: MTVATREHTQTLRAAESLGKDLGRGLARMDPADMQRLGAHIGDIVTLSGKRRSAAKVMPSYPDARGRGILQIDGVTRANTGVQLDEPVKLSLAPARHAEKVVLAPLEFTPTQRDLAYIGTLLDGLPVVKGDRVRALLFGSRTADFRVVETAPVGAVVIHPNTLLEVAKAPEKEKVTHERARAVSYEDVGGLKRELGRIREIVELPLRYPEVFERLGIDAPKGVLLYGPPGCGKTLIARAVANETAAAFFTITGPEIMHKFYGESEAHLRQIFDEAQRRAPAIIFVDEIDAIAPRRENVQGEVEKRVVAQLLSLMDGLAQRRHVIVLAATNIPNVLDPALRRPGRFDREIAISIPDRTSRKEILAIHSRGMPLAEDVDVDHLAAVTHGFVGADLQALCREAAMICLRRLIPHIDFASAEIPYDELMQVQVTMADFQAALHEVGPSAIREVFVETPDVGWKDVGGLGQLKQRLIEAVEWPLRYPEEFARAKVRPPKGVLLSGPPGCGKTLMAKAAAHESQVNFISVKGPALLSKFVGESERGVRETFQKARQAAPCIIFFDEIDSLVPTRSAGGMDERVTERVVSQFLSEMDGIEELTGVLVLAATNREDLLDPALLRPGRFDLLVDVPLPDREARRDIFQVHLRDKPVEKDLDLGVLAARSESFSGADIQAVCNQAAWDAVRHVISGKGKRLVITSERLLKAIRGHKEARRS; encoded by the coding sequence GTGACCGTCGCGACACGGGAACATACGCAGACACTGCGTGCCGCCGAGTCCCTCGGCAAGGACCTGGGCCGTGGCCTCGCCCGCATGGACCCCGCCGACATGCAGCGGCTGGGGGCACATATCGGCGACATCGTCACGCTGTCCGGCAAGCGCCGCAGCGCGGCCAAGGTGATGCCCTCCTACCCGGACGCCCGGGGGCGCGGAATCCTCCAGATTGACGGTGTGACCCGGGCCAACACCGGGGTGCAGTTGGACGAGCCGGTGAAGCTGAGCCTGGCCCCCGCCCGACACGCCGAGAAGGTCGTGCTGGCGCCCCTGGAGTTCACCCCCACGCAGCGTGACCTGGCCTACATCGGCACGCTGCTGGACGGATTGCCGGTGGTGAAGGGAGACCGGGTCCGGGCGCTGCTGTTCGGCAGCCGCACGGCCGACTTCCGCGTCGTCGAGACCGCTCCCGTGGGGGCGGTGGTGATTCACCCCAACACCCTGCTGGAGGTCGCCAAGGCGCCGGAGAAGGAGAAGGTGACGCACGAGCGGGCGCGCGCCGTCAGCTACGAGGACGTGGGAGGGCTGAAGCGGGAGCTGGGCCGCATCCGCGAGATCGTGGAGCTGCCGCTGCGGTATCCGGAGGTGTTCGAGCGGCTCGGGATCGACGCCCCCAAGGGGGTGCTGCTGTATGGCCCGCCGGGCTGCGGCAAGACGCTGATCGCCCGGGCGGTGGCCAACGAGACGGCGGCGGCGTTCTTCACCATCACCGGCCCGGAGATCATGCACAAGTTCTACGGAGAGAGTGAGGCCCACCTCCGGCAGATCTTCGACGAGGCCCAGCGCAGGGCCCCGGCCATCATCTTCGTGGACGAGATAGACGCCATCGCTCCCCGGCGCGAGAACGTGCAGGGCGAGGTGGAGAAGCGCGTGGTGGCGCAGCTGCTGTCGCTGATGGACGGCCTGGCCCAACGCCGGCACGTCATCGTGCTGGCTGCCACCAACATCCCCAACGTGCTGGACCCGGCGCTGCGCCGCCCGGGGCGGTTCGACCGCGAGATCGCCATCTCCATCCCCGACCGCACGTCGCGCAAGGAGATCCTCGCCATCCACAGCCGGGGCATGCCGCTGGCAGAGGACGTGGACGTGGACCATCTGGCGGCCGTGACGCATGGCTTCGTAGGCGCAGACCTCCAGGCCCTGTGCCGCGAGGCGGCGATGATCTGCCTGCGCCGGCTGATTCCCCACATCGACTTCGCCTCGGCCGAGATTCCCTACGACGAGCTGATGCAGGTCCAGGTGACGATGGCCGACTTCCAGGCGGCGCTGCACGAGGTGGGGCCATCGGCGATCCGCGAGGTGTTCGTGGAGACCCCGGACGTGGGCTGGAAGGACGTGGGTGGACTGGGGCAGCTCAAGCAGCGGCTCATCGAGGCGGTGGAGTGGCCGCTCCGGTACCCCGAGGAGTTCGCGCGGGCCAAGGTCCGCCCCCCCAAGGGCGTGCTGCTGAGCGGCCCTCCCGGCTGCGGCAAGACGCTGATGGCCAAGGCCGCCGCCCACGAGAGCCAGGTCAACTTCATCTCGGTCAAGGGCCCGGCGCTGCTCAGCAAGTTCGTGGGGGAGTCCGAGAGGGGGGTGCGCGAGACCTTCCAGAAGGCCCGTCAGGCGGCCCCCTGCATCATCTTCTTCGATGAGATCGACTCGCTCGTGCCGACGCGCTCCGCCGGGGGGATGGACGAGCGCGTCACGGAGAGGGTCGTCAGCCAGTTCCTGTCCGAAATGGATGGCATCGAGGAGCTGACTGGCGTGCTGGTGCTTGCGGCCACCAACCGCGAGGACCTGCTCGACCCTGCGCTGCTGCGCCCGGGACGCTTCGACCTGCTCGTCGACGTGCCGCTGCCGGACCGCGAGGCGCGGCGCGACATCTTCCAGGTCCACCTGCGCGACAAGCCGGTGGAGAAGGACCTCGACCTGGGCGTGCTCGCTGCACGCAGCGAGTCCTTCTCCGGCGCCGACATCCAGGCCGTGTGCAACCAGGCCGCCTGGGATGCCGTGCGTCACGTCATCAGCGGCAAGGGAAAGCGCCTCGTCATCACATCCGAGCGCCTGCTCAAGGCGATTCGTGGACACAAGGAGGCACGCCGGTCATGA
- a CDS encoding GvpL/GvpF family gas vesicle protein has product MRAHGHPDVQRRRKGQQALYVYGFTRAGAVERFSVPGVSGAADVRTLKLGTLAAIYSPLSMEEFLGPEGADHTQDLEWVAPRAVRHEGVLEEVMQSSPVLPVSFGAIFSSPRALSEAVDAHRQEISSFLDDIADKEEWAVKVYANAQRLRAHLEQAPEFRQRLQHLPESPGARYFHEKKMQRELDVRSRNEGQRLAAHIREELAPGALSVKPLRLADRGISGRQDDMVLNAAFLVHSGQVKRFTQRVQQLAARYQPQGLTVEATGPWPPYSFCPSLEERP; this is encoded by the coding sequence ATGAGAGCCCACGGCCATCCCGATGTGCAGAGGCGTCGCAAGGGCCAGCAGGCCCTGTACGTCTATGGCTTCACGCGGGCAGGAGCGGTGGAGCGCTTCTCCGTTCCCGGTGTCAGCGGCGCCGCCGACGTGCGGACGCTGAAGCTGGGGACCCTTGCCGCCATCTACAGTCCTCTTTCGATGGAGGAGTTCCTGGGGCCGGAGGGTGCGGACCACACCCAGGACCTGGAGTGGGTGGCCCCCCGGGCGGTCAGGCACGAGGGCGTGCTCGAGGAGGTGATGCAGTCCTCGCCGGTGCTTCCGGTGAGCTTCGGGGCGATCTTCTCCTCACCGCGAGCGCTGTCCGAGGCGGTCGACGCCCACCGGCAGGAGATCTCCAGCTTCCTCGACGACATCGCCGACAAGGAGGAATGGGCAGTCAAGGTCTACGCCAACGCCCAGCGCCTGCGCGCGCATCTGGAGCAAGCGCCTGAGTTCCGCCAGCGCCTCCAGCACCTCCCCGAGTCTCCCGGCGCGCGCTACTTCCACGAGAAGAAGATGCAGCGCGAGCTCGACGTGCGCAGCCGCAACGAGGGACAGCGCCTGGCGGCCCACATCCGCGAGGAGCTCGCCCCGGGGGCGCTCTCGGTGAAACCCCTGCGCCTGGCAGACCGCGGAATCTCGGGCCGGCAGGACGACATGGTGCTGAACGCCGCGTTCCTGGTGCACTCCGGGCAGGTGAAGCGGTTCACCCAGCGCGTGCAGCAGCTCGCGGCCCGGTACCAGCCGCAGGGGTTGACGGTGGAGGCGACCGGCCCCTGGCCTCCCTACAGCTTCTGCCCCAGCCTGGAGGAGCGGCCGTGA
- the gvpA gene encoding gas vesicle structural protein GvpA produces MANVSTSTGTSSLGDVIDRILDKGIVVDAWVKVSLVGIEVLSIEARVVIASVETYLKYADAIGLTAAAAAPVAV; encoded by the coding sequence ATGGCAAATGTCTCAACTTCTACCGGGACGTCCTCGTTGGGCGACGTCATCGACCGGATCCTGGACAAGGGAATCGTGGTCGATGCCTGGGTGAAGGTCTCGCTGGTTGGCATCGAGGTGCTCTCTATCGAGGCACGCGTCGTGATCGCTTCGGTCGAGACCTACCTCAAGTACGCCGACGCCATCGGCCTCACTGCCGCTGCGGCTGCGCCTGTCGCGGTCTGA
- a CDS encoding GvpL/GvpF family gas vesicle protein has protein sequence MKSIVYGILDSRQAAKEALPPGLNQAPLMAVKHGNLAAAISPVAEELASSAGIEQALEYARVVEQLHRRLAVLPMRYGCFVHHPEQVVEFLHRYERQFSDALAQVEGCDEMGLRILFKESDMTEPPEQTGAPTGADAQTRGRAYLDNRRRFYAEQTRVDRAAQRMAERAQAAFSGLFVRCTWDHAARPDGQLLSMAFLVERPKLAEFRRAFLRFQKDCPGNVMFSGPWPPYGFVADLAKPAVAALAELEHLQEKG, from the coding sequence GTGAAGTCAATCGTGTACGGCATCCTGGACTCACGGCAGGCAGCGAAGGAGGCCCTGCCGCCGGGGCTGAACCAGGCGCCGCTGATGGCGGTGAAGCACGGCAACCTGGCTGCGGCCATCTCGCCGGTGGCGGAGGAGCTGGCCTCCTCGGCCGGCATCGAGCAGGCGCTGGAGTACGCCCGGGTGGTCGAGCAGCTGCACCGCCGACTGGCGGTGTTACCCATGCGCTACGGCTGCTTCGTCCATCACCCCGAGCAGGTGGTGGAGTTCCTGCACCGTTACGAGCGGCAGTTCTCTGACGCGCTGGCTCAGGTGGAGGGCTGTGACGAGATGGGGCTGCGCATCCTGTTCAAGGAGTCGGACATGACCGAGCCCCCGGAGCAGACAGGGGCGCCCACCGGGGCGGACGCCCAGACGCGCGGACGGGCCTACCTGGACAACCGGCGTCGCTTCTACGCGGAGCAGACACGTGTGGACCGCGCTGCCCAGCGCATGGCGGAGCGGGCGCAGGCGGCCTTCTCCGGGTTGTTCGTCCGCTGCACCTGGGACCATGCCGCTCGCCCAGACGGGCAGCTGCTCTCCATGGCCTTCCTGGTGGAGCGCCCCAAGCTCGCCGAGTTCCGGCGGGCCTTCCTTCGCTTTCAGAAAGACTGCCCCGGCAATGTGATGTTCAGCGGCCCGTGGCCCCCCTACGGCTTCGTGGCAGACCTGGCAAAGCCTGCCGTCGCAGCCCTCGCCGAGTTGGAGCACCTCCAAGAGAAAGGATGA